The Desulfonatronum sp. SC1 genome window below encodes:
- a CDS encoding AAA family ATPase, whose amino-acid sequence MGQPLSNLSVSGFKSIRSLNNFGLGKLNLLIGANGAGKSNFVSFFRMLRAMSEEGLASFVTENAGADGFFFGGPKETPEIEAHLKFGRNEYRFALAPTASMKLMVKRESTLYTAGGDWEHHVGGGTESLLKQWKGKSSKWGPYPGPESYVYEAVASWLVYHFHDTSTTAGMRRDHSIRNWRELQPDAANIAPFLFRLKTKHLEYFEKIRETVQIIAPFFDDFLLESEDQGGNEVVRLEWNQKGSSYPYQPWQLSDGTIRFICLATALLQPAPPSTIVIDEPELGLHPFALDVLAGVMRDAAERTQLIVSTQSASLLNHFEPEEVIVVDRDEGASRFRRLEAAPLAEWLKDFTLGELWQKNVFDGGPSHE is encoded by the coding sequence ATGGGACAACCACTGAGTAATTTATCGGTCAGCGGCTTTAAGTCCATCCGATCCTTGAACAATTTTGGACTTGGCAAACTCAACCTTCTCATTGGCGCAAATGGGGCCGGGAAAAGCAATTTTGTTTCTTTTTTCCGAATGCTGCGCGCCATGTCCGAGGAAGGGCTGGCGAGTTTCGTCACCGAAAACGCCGGGGCTGACGGCTTCTTTTTTGGCGGTCCCAAGGAGACTCCGGAGATCGAAGCCCATCTGAAGTTTGGACGAAACGAATACAGGTTTGCGCTTGCACCAACCGCTTCGATGAAGTTGATGGTGAAAAGGGAAAGCACTCTATACACTGCGGGGGGAGATTGGGAGCACCATGTCGGTGGAGGCACCGAATCTCTCCTTAAGCAGTGGAAAGGAAAAAGCTCCAAGTGGGGGCCGTACCCTGGCCCGGAATCGTATGTTTATGAGGCGGTTGCCAGCTGGCTGGTCTATCATTTTCACGATACGAGTACGACCGCCGGCATGCGACGGGATCATTCAATACGCAATTGGCGTGAACTCCAACCTGACGCGGCAAACATCGCTCCCTTCCTGTTCCGCCTGAAAACAAAGCATCTTGAATACTTTGAAAAAATACGAGAGACCGTTCAAATCATCGCTCCGTTTTTCGACGACTTTCTTTTGGAATCTGAAGACCAGGGAGGCAACGAAGTCGTACGGCTTGAATGGAATCAGAAGGGGTCTTCTTACCCATACCAACCATGGCAGCTCTCCGATGGAACCATCCGCTTCATCTGCCTGGCAACGGCCCTGCTACAACCTGCTCCACCATCCACGATCGTTATCGACGAACCCGAACTGGGCCTGCATCCTTTCGCCCTGGATGTGCTGGCCGGGGTTATGCGAGACGCGGCGGAACGCACCCAGCTTATCGTTTCAACCCAATCCGCCTCACTGTTGAATCATTTCGAGCCCGAGGAAGTCATCGTCGTTGATCGCGACGAGGGAGCCTCCAGATTCCGTCGACTGGAGGCCGCCCCCCTGGCGGAGTGGCTGAAGGATTTTACCCTAGGAGAACTGTGGCAGAAAAACGTTTTCGATGGAGGCCCGTCACATGAGTAG
- a CDS encoding restriction endonuclease subunit S codes for MTLETFFEKFNLFADAPGAVGKMRELVLELAVQGKLTSRHADDGTIPSVVEFRDNAAVVAATLGLRPPKESVEIVEPPFDVPSYWQWIALADIGAAQTGTTPSKTDHDAFNGDIPFIKPADILPNSVNYLNESLTRHGAESSSRLAPNGSLLMVCIGTIGKCNLIERECAFNQQINSLTPVPFVDPRYLLIAARSRYFQSTAWRKSSSTTIAILNKGKWLSIPVPIPPLAEQRRIVAKVDELMALCDQLEAQQRERDALAANLLSALVTELTGTTNGLNVSATPVKHAAPAPRAPIAPTSKPSGPAIPAPPTAPKTARTLAELRKAAGLSQSAVAKALGLNQAYISQMENGKRAITDEQRRQLVDILGA; via the coding sequence ATGACCCTCGAAACCTTCTTCGAAAAATTCAACCTCTTCGCCGACGCGCCGGGAGCGGTGGGGAAGATGCGGGAGTTGGTGCTGGAATTGGCGGTGCAAGGAAAGCTCACATCCAGACATGCAGACGATGGAACAATCCCATCCGTCGTCGAGTTCCGTGATAATGCCGCTGTGGTCGCGGCAACGCTTGGATTACGCCCGCCAAAAGAGTCTGTCGAAATAGTCGAGCCACCGTTCGATGTTCCTTCCTATTGGCAATGGATAGCACTTGCCGACATTGGCGCAGCACAAACAGGAACAACCCCGAGCAAAACTGACCACGATGCTTTTAACGGCGATATTCCATTTATAAAACCTGCGGACATACTTCCCAATTCGGTCAACTATTTGAATGAGAGTCTCACTCGGCACGGTGCGGAGAGTAGTAGCCGCCTTGCCCCAAACGGTAGCCTCCTCATGGTCTGCATTGGGACGATTGGGAAATGCAATTTGATTGAACGTGAATGTGCTTTTAATCAGCAGATCAACTCTCTAACGCCCGTCCCATTCGTAGATCCACGATATCTATTGATAGCGGCTCGCTCACGCTATTTTCAGTCAACTGCATGGAGGAAATCCAGTAGCACAACGATTGCGATTCTGAATAAAGGAAAGTGGCTTTCCATCCCAGTTCCAATTCCTCCCCTCGCCGAACAACGCCGCATCGTGGCCAAGGTAGATGAGTTGATGGCGTTATGTGATCAACTGGAGGCGCAGCAGAGAGAACGTGACGCTCTAGCCGCGAATCTTCTCTCCGCCCTGGTGACCGAACTCACCGGCACAACCAACGGCCTCAACGTTTCCGCCACGCCCGTCAAGCACGCTGCCCCAGCGCCACGCGCCCCCATTGCTCCGACATCGAAGCCTTCAGGCCCGGCAATTCCGGCTCCACCCACCGCACCCAAAACCGCCCGCACCCTGGCCGAACTGCGCAAGGCCGCCGGGCTGTCCCAATCCGCCGTAGCCAAGGCCCTGGGCCTGAACCAAGCCTACATCTCGCAGATGGAAAACGGGAAACGCGCCATCACAGATGAGCAGCGACGGCAGTTGGTGGATATATTGGGGGCTTAA
- a CDS encoding class I SAM-dependent DNA methyltransferase, with the protein MPNISGIVKSIQDIMRKDAGTYGDAQRLEQLGWMFFLKIFDDREKEMQLLRDAYRSPLPENLRWSAWAADEEGITGEALLDFVNNALLPKLKSLTVAGDKISGLIRMSFEDANNYMKNGTLMRQVINKINAIDFNASDDRHMFGDIYEKLLKDLQSAGNAGEFYTPRAVTRFIVEQVDPRLGETILDPACGTGGFLVCAIEHLRKQARSEADEQTIQDCFAGIEKKHLPHVLCITNLLLHGIDVPANVRHDNTLARPLRDWGPRERVDVVVTNPPFGGMEEDGIEANFPSEFRTRETADLFLVLLMKILKPGGRAGLVLPDGTLFGEGVKTRIKEALLTECNLHTIVRLPGGVFNPYTGIRTNLLFFTKGAPTREVWYYEHPYPPGAKSYNKGKPIRIEEFEAERTWWGREEDGFAGRVENERAWRVPIDQIKAGNYNLDLKNPHNADTGPGDVEHLLPEYEKLLEQIAETRGKLKAQLMEALSR; encoded by the coding sequence ATGCCCAACATCTCAGGCATCGTAAAATCCATCCAGGACATCATGCGCAAGGACGCCGGGACCTACGGCGATGCCCAGCGTTTGGAACAGCTCGGCTGGATGTTCTTTCTGAAGATCTTCGACGACCGGGAAAAGGAGATGCAGCTCCTGCGCGACGCCTACCGCTCCCCGCTTCCGGAGAATCTGCGCTGGTCCGCCTGGGCCGCGGACGAGGAGGGCATTACCGGCGAGGCCCTGCTGGATTTCGTCAACAACGCGCTCTTGCCCAAGCTCAAGTCCCTGACCGTGGCTGGCGACAAGATCAGCGGCCTGATCCGGATGTCCTTCGAGGACGCCAACAACTACATGAAAAACGGGACGTTGATGCGCCAGGTGATCAACAAGATCAACGCCATCGACTTCAACGCCTCGGACGACCGCCACATGTTCGGCGACATCTACGAGAAGCTGCTCAAGGATCTCCAGTCCGCGGGCAACGCGGGCGAGTTCTACACCCCCCGGGCCGTGACCCGGTTCATCGTCGAGCAGGTCGACCCGCGCCTGGGCGAAACCATCCTCGACCCGGCCTGCGGCACGGGCGGCTTTCTGGTCTGCGCCATCGAGCACCTGCGCAAACAGGCCAGAAGCGAAGCCGACGAACAGACCATCCAGGACTGTTTCGCCGGAATCGAGAAAAAGCACCTGCCCCACGTCCTGTGCATCACCAACCTGCTTTTGCACGGCATCGACGTGCCCGCCAATGTTCGCCACGACAACACCCTGGCCCGCCCTTTGCGCGACTGGGGCCCCAGGGAGCGCGTGGACGTGGTGGTCACCAATCCGCCCTTCGGCGGCATGGAAGAGGACGGCATCGAAGCCAACTTCCCCTCCGAGTTCCGGACCCGCGAAACCGCGGACCTGTTCCTGGTCCTGCTGATGAAGATCCTCAAGCCCGGCGGCCGGGCCGGACTCGTCCTGCCCGACGGCACCCTGTTCGGCGAAGGCGTGAAAACGCGCATCAAGGAAGCCCTGCTCACCGAGTGCAACCTGCACACCATCGTCCGCCTGCCGGGCGGCGTGTTCAACCCCTACACCGGCATCCGCACCAACCTCCTGTTCTTCACCAAGGGCGCGCCCACCCGGGAAGTCTGGTACTACGAGCACCCGTATCCGCCCGGAGCCAAGAGCTACAACAAGGGCAAGCCCATCCGCATCGAGGAGTTCGAGGCCGAGCGGACCTGGTGGGGGAGGGAAGAGGACGGCTTTGCCGGCCGCGTGGAGAACGAACGGGCCTGGCGCGTGCCCATCGACCAAATCAAGGCCGGAAACTACAACCTGGACCTGAAAAATCCGCACAATGCCGACACCGGCCCGGGCGACGTGGAGCACCTGCTGCCGGAATACGAAAAGCTGCTGGAGCAGATCGCCGAGACGCGGGGGAAGCTGAAGGCTCAGCTTATGGAGGCATTGAGTCGATGA
- a CDS encoding ribbon-helix-helix protein, CopG family — protein MSTLTIRLPDDTAQRLKALAKSRGLSTNKLIEELSAHALAAWDTENHFRALAATGNVNRALEILERLDAEDDQAGA, from the coding sequence ATGAGCACATTGACGATCCGTTTGCCCGACGATACGGCGCAGCGCCTGAAGGCGCTTGCCAAGAGCCGTGGCTTGAGCACGAACAAGCTGATTGAGGAGTTGAGCGCGCATGCGCTGGCGGCCTGGGATACGGAAAACCATTTTCGGGCCTTGGCGGCGACGGGCAATGTGAACCGGGCACTGGAGATCCTGGAGCGGCTGGATGCCGAGGATGATCAGGCGGGTGCATAG
- a CDS encoding DUF4276 family protein: protein MSRVLVLVEGPTERAIVDRVFAPEMGGRGVYLYPRVVGKPGHKGGNKFATVLRELKALLSQESDSTVTMLFDYYGLREDWPGLASAKGKRPEEIPTIIEPAIAAEVAAEMGLDFNRNRFIPYVQLHETESLLFACPDKMAQIFQRPELEAEFTKIVEECGGCEAINDDPETAPSKRIIRLFPGYKKGSSVNAHAHRIARHIGLQRMREQCPHFNEWMTKIEHLA from the coding sequence ATGAGTAGGGTGTTGGTTCTCGTCGAAGGACCGACCGAACGCGCGATTGTTGACCGGGTATTTGCTCCGGAAATGGGAGGAAGGGGAGTCTACCTTTATCCTCGTGTCGTGGGAAAGCCGGGGCATAAAGGTGGCAACAAATTCGCCACGGTGCTTCGGGAGCTGAAGGCTCTCCTTTCTCAGGAATCGGACAGCACGGTGACCATGCTTTTTGACTACTATGGCTTGCGGGAAGATTGGCCGGGATTGGCAAGCGCCAAGGGAAAAAGACCTGAAGAAATCCCAACCATTATCGAACCGGCCATTGCGGCTGAGGTAGCCGCTGAAATGGGGCTGGATTTCAACCGGAATCGATTTATTCCCTACGTTCAGCTTCACGAGACCGAAAGTCTGCTTTTCGCATGCCCGGATAAGATGGCTCAGATTTTCCAGCGTCCCGAACTCGAAGCGGAATTCACAAAAATCGTCGAAGAGTGCGGCGGCTGTGAGGCGATCAACGATGACCCGGAAACCGCTCCGTCCAAACGTATTATCCGGCTGTTTCCCGGATACAAGAAAGGGAGCAGCGTCAACGCCCACGCACACCGGATCGCCCGGCATATTGGCCTTCAACGCATGCGTGAACAGTGTCCTCATTTTAACGAATGGATGACAAAGATTGAGCATCTGGCATGA
- a CDS encoding transposase — MKTEKPGNVGLRTRSLKTASTEPRVPRGWHSRGYLPHFDSNDVIQHVTFHLADSLPKETVERLLAKIQQLDPNQRDIEKRRNLEALVDAGHGACWLRRPDCARIVQDALLHFDGERYRMIAWVVMPNHVHTLFQTLPGWSMNTVVGSWKTFSANAIGRLVRQPDKPLPRIWHPEFWDRFIRDKKHFASALAYIHNNPVKAGLATRPEDWPWSSAGNVPPGHAGLRTRSSKPASAEPRVPSKGHP, encoded by the coding sequence ATGAAAACGGAAAAACCTGGGAACGTGGGGCTCCGCACCCGCTCTTTAAAAACCGCGAGTACGGAGCCTCGCGTTCCCAGGGGTTGGCATTCGCGCGGATACCTGCCGCATTTCGACTCCAATGACGTGATTCAGCATGTCACATTTCATCTCGCCGACAGTCTGCCGAAGGAAACCGTCGAGCGTCTGCTGGCGAAAATTCAGCAACTGGATCCGAATCAACGCGACATCGAAAAACGCCGCAACCTCGAAGCCCTTGTCGATGCCGGTCATGGGGCCTGCTGGTTGCGTCGTCCGGATTGCGCCCGGATCGTTCAGGACGCGCTTCTGCACTTCGACGGTGAACGCTACCGCATGATCGCCTGGGTCGTGATGCCCAACCATGTCCACACGCTGTTCCAAACCCTGCCGGGGTGGAGCATGAACACCGTGGTCGGATCATGGAAGACGTTTTCCGCCAACGCCATTGGGCGGCTCGTCCGCCAACCGGACAAGCCGCTGCCCCGCATCTGGCACCCCGAGTTCTGGGATCGCTTCATCCGCGACAAAAAGCACTTCGCCAGCGCCCTGGCCTACATCCACAACAACCCGGTCAAAGCCGGACTCGCAACCCGCCCCGAAGACTGGCCCTGGAGCAGCGCCGGAAACGTACCCCCTGGGCACGCGGGGCTCCGCACCCGCTCTTCAAAACCCGCGAGTGCAGAGCCTCGCGTTCCCAGCAAAGGCCACCCATGA